The DNA region GATCGCTTGATTTCTATACCGAGTTTAAAAATCCAGACCTGTATGCTTAAAATTGCAGTACCTCTTGAGACAGTCTTTTAATCCCCATTTTTATATATTTCTCATTCAATTCAATCATTACTGCGTTCCGGTTTAGTTTTTTAGCTACATAAGCAGTTGTCATACTTCCACCAAATGGGTCAAGTACAGTATCCCCTATTTTACTTCCAGCTTCAATACATGGAGTTATTAAGGCAGCAGGGAATACGGCAAAATGGGCCTCTTTATAGGGCTTGGTGGCTACTGTCCAGACGGAGCGTTTGTTGCGGTGTGTTTCCTGTTTTGCCTTATCGGATCCCAAATATTTACTCATGTGATTTTGTGTGCCGTTCACATATCCCCTTTCCTGATTTCCATTCCATCCCGATTGATTCCTTTTAATGCTTGACTCTTGGAGTTCTTCTTTTATCGCCTCCGCATCATAAAAATACTTCCCATTCTTGCTCATAAGAAATATATACTCATGGCTTTTTGTCGGCCTGTCCGTTACTGATTCGGGCATGGGGTTCGGCTTCGCCCATATAATATCAGCCCGGAGCCACCAACCGTCCGCTTGGAGGGCAAAGGCAACACGCCAGGGTATGCCGATTAGGTCTTTGGGCTTAAGGTTTAACTTGACATTTCGGGACGGGGTGGTTAAATTAGGGTATGCCAAGTAAGAAGAAGATTTGTCCAACCTGTCAAGGATTGATGCACCCGAAGGCGAATCAGTGCCGAAAGTGCAATCCTGCCTACATCCGTACCCCCGCACACAGGGCGTTGATGTCTGTCCGCACAATGGGCAGGAAGCATGATTATCCTTCTGCAAGCACAAATCCTGATGTTGCACAAAAGATAAGCCTGTCATGGACTCCTGAAATGAAAGAGGCTGCTCGTCTTCGTGGTCTTTTAAATTCGCAGAATCAGGAATGGCGTTTAAGGTGTGGGCTGCCAGGATCAATGAACCCGATGTGGGAAAACGGTCGGTCTGTAATTCCTTATGCTCGTGGTTGGTCTCGGAAGGTAAAAGAGCTTGCATGGGAACGGGCAAATCACCATTGCGAGATTTGCCAATCAGATAAGCCTTGCGACACACATCACAAAGACTTTCGCAAAGAGAATCACGACCTTGATAATCTTCAGGTTCTTTGTCGGAAGTGTCATAAGCATTTACACGTTGTACACCTCCACGAGAAGCCGATTTACTCAAACCCGGATTAGCATGATCAGGGGTGTGCGCGCCTCCGCTTCCAAAATACGAATCTCCGAGGTTTAAAAATAACGTACCGTCCTTTTTAAGCACTCGTCGGACTTCACGGAAGATTTGCACAAGATGTTTGACATATAATTCAGGAGTAGGTTCAAGCCCGAGGCATCCAAGCCAGGCGCCGCAAAGGTGGCAGAATGAATTGTTAACAGGTTCGTCTCTGCCGATTGCTCCAACATTTGTTTTTTGTTTAATACCTGCCGTTAAGTCTGTGTTACGAACATAAGTGTTGTCAA from Syntrophales bacterium includes:
- a CDS encoding DNA methyltransferase; the encoded protein is MKPIYDHAGISIFCGHAPEVLKNMEAESIQLCVTSPPYWGLRDYDLPPVIWDAKEGCVHEWIDNTYVRNTDLTAGIKQKTNVGAIGRDEPVNNSFCHLCGAWLGCLGLEPTPELYVKHLVQIFREVRRVLKKDGTLFLNLGDSYFGSGGAHTPDHANPGLSKSASRGGVQRVNAYDTSDKEPEDYQGRDSLCESLCDVCRKAYLIGKSRNGDLPVPMQALLPSETNHEHKELQTDRFPTSGSLILAAHTLNAIPDSANLKDHEDEQPLSFQESMTGLSFVQHQDLCLQKDNHASCPLCGQTSTPCVRGYGCRQDCTFGTDSPSGASILDRLDKSSSYLAYPNLTTPSRNVKLNLKPKDLIGIPWRVAFALQADGWWLRADIIWAKPNPMPESVTDRPTKSHEYIFLMSKNGKYFYDAEAIKEELQESSIKRNQSGWNGNQERGYVNGTQNHMSKYLGSDKAKQETHRNKRSVWTVATKPYKEAHFAVFPAALITPCIEAGSKIGDTVLDPFGGSMTTAYVAKKLNRNAVMIELNEKYIKMGIKRLSQEVLQF